The Coregonus clupeaformis isolate EN_2021a chromosome 8, ASM2061545v1, whole genome shotgun sequence genome has a segment encoding these proteins:
- the aqp10b gene encoding aquaporin-10b — MDRLLNKFRIRSSLARECLAECLGVYIMILFGCGSVAQVTTSENSKGHYLSINLGFALGTTFGVYVSRGVSGAHLNPAVSLSLCFLGRHPWTRLPFYVLFQILGAFMAAATVALQYYDAIQLYSGGHLTVSGPKATAGIFSTYPADYLSLWGGIIDQVVGTAALMVCILALGDGRNSPAPAGLEPVLVGAVVLVIGVSMGSNSGYALNPARDIGPRLFTYIAGWGDEVFRVGRSWWWVPLVATCAGALVGTLIYELLIEVHHPEKGLISESSAQRQATESRQAVELVHPEKFNP; from the exons ATGGACCGACTGCTAAATAAATTTCGAATCAGGAGTAGCCTTGCCAGAGAGTGTTTGGCTGAGTGTTTGGGGGTCTACATCATGATT CTGTTTGGATGTGGCTCCGTTGCCCAGGTAAcgacatctgagaacagtaaagGTCACTACCTGTCAATCAATCTGGGTTTCGCTCTGGGAACCACCTTTGGAGTCTATGTTTCCCGTGGGGTGTCAG GTGCTCACCTGAACCCTGCAGTGTCTCTCAGCCTCTGCTTTCTGGGCAGGCATCCTTGGACACGCCTGCCTTTCTACGTCTTGTTCCAGATACTGGGGGCCTTTATGGCTGCTGCCACCGTAGCCCTGCAGTACTATG ATGCTATACAGTTATACAGTGGTGGTCACCTGACCGTGAGCGGTCCCAAAGCCACAGCAGGCATCTTCTCCACGTACCCTGCTGACTACCTGAGCCTGTGGGGGGGCATCATTGACCAG GTGGTAGGCACGGCTGCTCTCATGGTGTGTATCCTGGCTCTGGGGGACGGCAGGAACAGCCCGGCACCTGCAGGTCTGGAGCCGGTGCTGGTGGGGGCGGTGGTGTTGGTGATCGGAGTCTCCATGGGCTCCAACAGCGGCTATGCCCTGAACCCAGCCAGAGACATCGGGCCTAGACTGTTTACATACATCGCTGGCTGGGGGGACGAGGTGTTTAG gGTGGGACGTAGTTGGTGGTGGGTGCCTTTAGTGGCCACTTGTGCCGGCGCTCTGGTAGGCACATTGATCTACGAGCTCCTCATTGAGGTCCACCATCCAGAGAAGGGGCTCATCTCGGAGTCCTCAGCCCAGCGACAGGCCACTGAGAGCAGGCAGGCAGTGGAGCTGGTACATCCAGAAAAATTTAATCCCTAA
- the LOC121571393 gene encoding zinc finger protein 687b isoform X1, producing MGDMKTPDFDDLLAAFDIPDIDAKEAIQSADEAEGPHGPGSAPLGKPDGGVGVGPSLRPSSPPDPQADTPIVSVIVKNRVRPDNMGGGDGDTDQDTMDSIAGVAVGPRLGACAPGMAESEPLNHNGFAAAGVTLPLTQAQAQSNEEPWSVCTPKTEGGGGGAGSTKSVKQVGNIFNRLKPLMAQGSGDPVGRARKMQLLQHQQQHTQQEADKEGGDEGKASLSSSSSAVSAPLVPGVSVGLSSPFFLPSKPLLPSPPSALSSHPLHSSQPFNGAPKAGPALLCPQGSQGDDSDPDLGPPLLIQEHPDSPSRTPPKLICSFRSPAGSSDSTRPMASSAAHPKPGDTPSGSSVTSSTPQSGSTKSLPQEDKHPEHVIEERDSPESPEPEIPKSASPVTAKRCSSPAVASTPPPSDLQEPKEEEEEMEVGNGIEKAMDGKADFGKEEGARTGEEKMEVDDCKSKPPATEGGTSTPGGPAAPARPLKVRIKTIKTSTGGITRTVTRVAPKAGAAGAKGLEPSKAPPGGRKTPANRAWKPDTASGRMAASQPQKAKSLKTLPVSTLAASTAMLAAATKAQSKMAASSDKAKVSATAVSITKSAALPATPSVASSPKFSVATGGMSVRPVGAKTTNGGSASVLAGTHQPNKPASIVNSTGAVISRSQSSLVEAFNKILNSKNLLPSYKPDLSAAPPPEWGLPLPATGYRCLECGDAFALERSLARHYDRRSLRIEVTCNHCAKRLAFFNKCSLLLHAREHKERGLVMQCSHLVMRPVTVEQMIGQQDTTPIGMCSPSSISSPPPPVSSPSTTSGAPAVSSSSSPMKDTQSPSAAQLRPVRHAPQSPQALMPLPIKKGEVLQYNNFKCPECQAQFSGKAELVAHFQQIRATPNSTCTLCSPPMMLPNWCSVSAHQRIHKHRAPHVCPECGGIARQASFQTHLEEACLHFARRIGYRCSSCQVVFGGLNSIKSHIQTAHCEVFHKCPSCPMAFKSAPSAQGHISTQHPTLTGGQAKLIYKCVMCDTVFTQKPLLYMHFDTHLAKQKVHVFKCPDCTKLYAQKGSMMEHTKTAHRRLSVKQEGQSNASAPAPAPTNTSAPTNPSAPSAPSLPKSKPSAKKDNSDGEDWGRDEEEEEEEGGEEEGDEDYEEPENQSSSVGVGSHRGTTSEWSCQQCQKSFTKSDDYISHMKTEHGKAMKKFPCCVCESSFSTSSSLRRHVRIIHEGNKRVFHCQYCTQGKRTFSSQLILEKHIQVHHHGVRATDEQGSPQTRKRSAPGTGPGSSSEPDGEGGPPGDEEGTDSGEATEEGGEEGSNPVKRTRASAPPEPEEDDGVFRCVPCGFATEDGAEFQRHIPQHRADAASFQCLQCGVCFASAGSLGRHRFITHRVRDPQGESNHRPPRTPSSPDGLPSSPQEGEDGKGSMSCRVCSRHFDRASDLNTHLRTHGMAFISAHKTDKPQ from the exons ATGGGGGACATGAAGACCCCAGATTTCGATGACCTATTGGCAGCGTTTGACATTCCCGACATCGATGCTAAAGAGGCCATCCAGTCTGCTGATGAGGCTGAGGGCCCACACGGGCCAGGCAGTGCACCTCTGGGAAAGCCAGACGGTGGGGTTGGTGTAGGGCCGTCTCTGAGACCATCTAGCCCCCCGGACCCCCAGGCTGACACCCCTATTGTCAGCGTTATCGTAAAGAACCGCGTACGACCCGACAACATGGGTGGAGGGGATGGGGACACAGACCAGGACACTATGGACAGCATTGCTGGGGTCGCTGTGGGTCCACGGCTCGGTGCCTGTGCCCCAGGCATGGCGGAATCTGAACCACTCAACCACAATGGGTTTGCGGCTGCTGGTGTGACCCTGCCTCTAACCCAGGCTCAGGCCCAATCTAATGAGGAACCATGGTCAGTGTGTACCCCCAAAACAGAGGGCGGAGGAGGCGGTGCTGGATCAACTAAATCTGTCAAGCAGGTTGGCAATATATTCAACAGACTGAAGCCTCTCATGGCGCAAGGGTCGGGAGACCCTGTAGGGAGGGCGAGGAAGATGCAGCTCCtacagcaccagcagcagcacacACAGCAAGAGGCAGACAAAGAAGGAGGAGATGAGGGCAAAGCTTCGTTATCCTCCTCTTCATCTGCCGTGTCTGCACCTCTTGTCCCAGGAGTGTCAGTAGGACTGTCCTCTCCTTTCTTCCTGCCTTCCAAGCCTCTGCTCCCGTCCCCGCCATCAGCCCTCTCCTCACACCCGCTGCACTCATCTCAGCCGTTTAATGGGGCACCTAAAGCCGGCCCGGCATTATTATGTCCCCAAGGCTCACAGGGGGATGATTCCGATCCAGACCTAGGGCCCCCGCTGCTGATCCAGGAACACCCTGACTCCCCCTCCCGCACCCCTCCCAAACTGATCTGTAGTTTTAGGTCCCCTGCTGGCAGCTCTGACTCCACCCGTCCCATGGCCTCATCGGCAGCTCACCCCAAACCAGGGGACACTCCCTCGGGCTCTAGCGTGACCTCCTCAACCCCTCAGTCAGGCTCCACCAAGAGTCTACCACAGGAAGACAAACACCCAGAGCATGTTATAGAAGAGCGGGACTCACCTGAAAGTCCTGAGCCTGAGATACCCAAATCGGCATCACCAGTAACCGCCAAGAGGTGCTCTAGCCCTGCAGTAGCCTCCACGCCACCCCCCTCAGACCTACAGGAGcctaaggaggaggaggaggagatggaggtgggGAATGGAATAGAGAAGGCTATGGATGGCAAGGCAGATTTTGGAAAGGAAGAGGGTGCAAgaacaggagaggagaaaatggagGTGGATGATTGCAAGTCTAAACCTCCAGCCACTGAAGGTGGCACCTCAACTCCAGGAGGGCCTGCGGCTCCTGCCCGGCCCCTCAAAGTGCGGATAAAGACCATCAAAACCTCCACTGGTGGAATCACCAGAACTGTTACCAGGGTCGCACCCAAAGCAGGTGCTGCTGGAGCAAAGGGTTTGGAGCCCAGCAAAGCTCCACCAGGGGGGCGCAAGACCCCAGCCAACAGGGCCTGGAAACCTGACACTGCCTCTGGTCGTATGGCAGCCTCCCAGCCACAGAAAGCAAAGAGCCTCAAAACACTACCCGTGTCTACACTAGCAGCCAGTACTGCTATGCTAGCCGCTGCAACCAAGGCTCAGAGCAAGATGGCTGCCTCCTCGGACAAGGCAAAGGTATCTGCCACTGCTGTTAGCATCACTAAATCTGCCGCCCTGCCTGCCACTCCCTCGGTTGCCTCCTCTCCTAAGTTCTCAGTAGCCACTGGTGGGATGAGTGTACGTCCTGTCGGTGCTAAAACGACTAACGGAGGCAGCGCCAGCGTCCTAGCCGGCACTCACCAGCCAAACAAGCCTGCCTCCATTGTGAACAGCACGGGCGCCGTCATCTCCCGCAGCCAGTCTAGCCTGGTGGAGGCCTTCAACAAGATCCTCAACAGCAAGAACCTGCTGCCCAGTTATAAGCCGGACCTTTCGGCGGCTCCGCCCCCAGAGTGGGGGCTCCCTCTGCCTGCCACGGGCTACCGCTGTCTGGAATGTGGCGATGCCTTCGCCCTGGAGCGCAGCCTGGCCCGCCACTATGACAGGCGCTCGCTGCGCATCGAGGTGACCTGCAACCACTGTGCCAAGCGGTTGGCCTTCTTCAACAAGTGCAGCCTGCTGCTCCACGCCAGGGAGCATAAGGAACGAGGGCTAGTCATGCAGTGCTCTCACCTCGTCATGAGGCCTGTCACCGTGGAGCAGATGATTGGCCAGCAGGACACCACACCCATCG GCATGTGTTCCCCTTCTtcaatctcctctcctcctcctccagtctcTTCCCCCTCCACCACGTCCGGAGCCCCCGCCGTGTCGTCTAGTTCCAGCCCAATGAAGGACACACAGTCTCCCTCCGCAGCCCAGCTGAGACCGGTCCGCCATGCGCCCCAGAGCCCCCAGGCGCTGATGCCCCTCCCCATCAAGAAGGGCGAGGTGCTGCAGTACAACAACTTCAAGTGTCCAGAGTGCCAGGCCCAGTTCTCTGGCAAGGCCGAACTGGTCGCCCACTTCCAGCAGATCAGAGCTACCCCCAACTCG ACCTGTACCCTGTGCTCCCCTCCCATGATGCTGCCTAACTGGTGCAGTGTGTCGGCTCACCAGAGGATTCATAAGCACCGAGCACCCCACGTCTGTCCAGAGTGTGGGGGCATCGCCCGGCAGGCCAGCTTCCAGACCCACCTGGAGGAGGCCTGTCTGCACTTCGCCCGCCGCATCGGATACAG GTGCTCCAGTTGCCAGGTGGTGTTCGGGGGTCTGAACTCCATCAAGTCCCACATCCAGACGGCCCACTGCGAGGTGTTCCACAAGTGCCCCAGCTGCCCTATGGCCTTCAAGTCTGCCCCAAGTGCACAGGGACACATCAGCACCCAGCACCCCACCCTCACCGGGGGACAGGCCAA ATTGATCTACAAGTGTGTGATGTGCGATACAGTTTTTACCCAGAAACCCTTACTGTACATGCATTTCGACACCCACCTGGCCAAGCAGAAAGTGCATGTGTTCAAGTGTCCTGACTGCACCAAACTCTACGCGCAGAAAGGTTCCATGATGGAACACACAAAG ACTGCTCACAGAAGGCTGTCAGTCAAACAGGAGGGCCAATCCAATGCCTCCGCCCCTGCCCCAGCCCCCACCAACACCTCAGCCCCCACCAACCCCTCAGCCCCCTCAGCCCCCTCCCTCCCAAAATCCAAGCCCTCTGCAAAAAAGGACAACTCCGATGGGGAGGACTGGGGccgagacgaggaggaggaggaggaggaggggggagaggaagagggggatgaggacTATGAGGAACCTGAGAATCAGTCTAGTTCTGTGGGGGTAGGCAGCCATCGTGGGACCACCTCAGAATGGAGCTGCCAGCAATGTCAGAAGAGCTTCACAAAGAGTGACGACTACATCTCTCACATGAAGACAGAGCACGGAAAG GCTATGAAGAAGTtcccgtgttgtgtgtgtgagagctcaTTCTCCACCTCTTCAAGCCTACGGCGCCATGTACGCATCATCCACGAGGGCAACAAGAGAGTCTTCCACTGCCA ATATTGCACACAGGGCAAACGGACCTTCAGCAGTCAGCTCATACTGGAGAAACATATCCAGGTCCATCATCACGGGGTCAGAGCCACTGACGAACAG GGCTCTCCTCAGACCAGGAAGCGTTCAGCCCCGGGTACCGGCCCAGGCAGCTCATCTGAACCTGACGGGGAGGGGGGGCCACCAGGGGACGAGGAAGGCACGGACAGCGGAGAGGCCACAGAGGAGGGGGGCGAGGAGGGCAGCAATCCCGTGAAGAGAACACGAGCGTCGGCGCCTCCCGAGCCCGAGGAGGATGACGGCGTATTCCGCTGCGTGCCGTGCGGCTTCGCCACGGAGGATGGCGCCGAGTTCCAGCGCCACATCCCTCAGCATCGCGCTGACGCCGCCTCCTTCCAGTGTCTACAATGTGGCGTGTGCTTCGCCTCGGCTGGCTCCCTGGGACGCCACCGTTTCATCACCCACCGTGTGAGAGATCCCCAGGGGGAGTCCAACCACAGGCCACCCCGCACCCCCTCCTCCCCGGACGGCTTACCCTCCTCCCCACAGGAGGGAGAGGACGGGAAGGGGAGCATGAGCTGCAGGGTGTGCAGCCGGCACTTCGACAGGGCCTCCGACCTTAACACCCACTTGAGGACCCACGGCATGGCCTTCATTTCCGCCCACAAGACGGACAAGCCccagtag
- the LOC121571393 gene encoding zinc finger protein 687b isoform X2 has translation MGDMKTPDFDDLLAAFDIPDIDAKEAIQSADEAEGPHGPGSAPLGKPDGGVGVGPSLRPSSPPDPQADTPIVSVIVKNRVRPDNMGGGDGDTDQDTMDSIAGVAVGPRLGACAPGMAESEPLNHNGFAAAGVTLPLTQAQAQSNEEPWSVCTPKTEGGGGGAGSTKSVKQVGNIFNRLKPLMAQGSGDPVGRARKMQLLQHQQQHTQQEADKEGGDEGKASLSSSSSAVSAPLVPGVSVGLSSPFFLPSKPLLPSPPSALSSHPLHSSQPFNGAPKAGPALLCPQGSQGDDSDPDLGPPLLIQEHPDSPSRTPPKLICSFRSPAGSSDSTRPMASSAAHPKPGDTPSGSSVTSSTPQSGSTKSLPQEDKHPEHVIEERDSPESPEPEIPKSASPVTAKRCSSPAVASTPPPSDLQEPKEEEEEMEVGNGIEKAMDGKADFGKEEGARTGEEKMEVDDCKSKPPATEGGTSTPGGPAAPARPLKVRIKTIKTSTGGITRTVTRVAPKAGAAGAKGLEPSKAPPGGRKTPANRAWKPDTASGRMAASQPQKAKSLKTLPVSTLAASTAMLAAATKAQSKMAASSDKAKVSATAVSITKSAALPATPSVASSPKFSVATGGMSVRPVGAKTTNGGSASVLAGTHQPNKPASIVNSTGAVISRSQSSLVEAFNKILNSKNLLPSYKPDLSAAPPPEWGLPLPATGYRCLECGDAFALERSLARHYDRRSLRIEVTCNHCAKRLAFFNKCSLLLHAREHKERGLVMQCSHLVMRPVTVEQMIGQQDTTPIVSSPSTTSGAPAVSSSSSPMKDTQSPSAAQLRPVRHAPQSPQALMPLPIKKGEVLQYNNFKCPECQAQFSGKAELVAHFQQIRATPNSTCTLCSPPMMLPNWCSVSAHQRIHKHRAPHVCPECGGIARQASFQTHLEEACLHFARRIGYRCSSCQVVFGGLNSIKSHIQTAHCEVFHKCPSCPMAFKSAPSAQGHISTQHPTLTGGQAKLIYKCVMCDTVFTQKPLLYMHFDTHLAKQKVHVFKCPDCTKLYAQKGSMMEHTKTAHRRLSVKQEGQSNASAPAPAPTNTSAPTNPSAPSAPSLPKSKPSAKKDNSDGEDWGRDEEEEEEEGGEEEGDEDYEEPENQSSSVGVGSHRGTTSEWSCQQCQKSFTKSDDYISHMKTEHGKAMKKFPCCVCESSFSTSSSLRRHVRIIHEGNKRVFHCQYCTQGKRTFSSQLILEKHIQVHHHGVRATDEQGSPQTRKRSAPGTGPGSSSEPDGEGGPPGDEEGTDSGEATEEGGEEGSNPVKRTRASAPPEPEEDDGVFRCVPCGFATEDGAEFQRHIPQHRADAASFQCLQCGVCFASAGSLGRHRFITHRVRDPQGESNHRPPRTPSSPDGLPSSPQEGEDGKGSMSCRVCSRHFDRASDLNTHLRTHGMAFISAHKTDKPQ, from the exons ATGGGGGACATGAAGACCCCAGATTTCGATGACCTATTGGCAGCGTTTGACATTCCCGACATCGATGCTAAAGAGGCCATCCAGTCTGCTGATGAGGCTGAGGGCCCACACGGGCCAGGCAGTGCACCTCTGGGAAAGCCAGACGGTGGGGTTGGTGTAGGGCCGTCTCTGAGACCATCTAGCCCCCCGGACCCCCAGGCTGACACCCCTATTGTCAGCGTTATCGTAAAGAACCGCGTACGACCCGACAACATGGGTGGAGGGGATGGGGACACAGACCAGGACACTATGGACAGCATTGCTGGGGTCGCTGTGGGTCCACGGCTCGGTGCCTGTGCCCCAGGCATGGCGGAATCTGAACCACTCAACCACAATGGGTTTGCGGCTGCTGGTGTGACCCTGCCTCTAACCCAGGCTCAGGCCCAATCTAATGAGGAACCATGGTCAGTGTGTACCCCCAAAACAGAGGGCGGAGGAGGCGGTGCTGGATCAACTAAATCTGTCAAGCAGGTTGGCAATATATTCAACAGACTGAAGCCTCTCATGGCGCAAGGGTCGGGAGACCCTGTAGGGAGGGCGAGGAAGATGCAGCTCCtacagcaccagcagcagcacacACAGCAAGAGGCAGACAAAGAAGGAGGAGATGAGGGCAAAGCTTCGTTATCCTCCTCTTCATCTGCCGTGTCTGCACCTCTTGTCCCAGGAGTGTCAGTAGGACTGTCCTCTCCTTTCTTCCTGCCTTCCAAGCCTCTGCTCCCGTCCCCGCCATCAGCCCTCTCCTCACACCCGCTGCACTCATCTCAGCCGTTTAATGGGGCACCTAAAGCCGGCCCGGCATTATTATGTCCCCAAGGCTCACAGGGGGATGATTCCGATCCAGACCTAGGGCCCCCGCTGCTGATCCAGGAACACCCTGACTCCCCCTCCCGCACCCCTCCCAAACTGATCTGTAGTTTTAGGTCCCCTGCTGGCAGCTCTGACTCCACCCGTCCCATGGCCTCATCGGCAGCTCACCCCAAACCAGGGGACACTCCCTCGGGCTCTAGCGTGACCTCCTCAACCCCTCAGTCAGGCTCCACCAAGAGTCTACCACAGGAAGACAAACACCCAGAGCATGTTATAGAAGAGCGGGACTCACCTGAAAGTCCTGAGCCTGAGATACCCAAATCGGCATCACCAGTAACCGCCAAGAGGTGCTCTAGCCCTGCAGTAGCCTCCACGCCACCCCCCTCAGACCTACAGGAGcctaaggaggaggaggaggagatggaggtgggGAATGGAATAGAGAAGGCTATGGATGGCAAGGCAGATTTTGGAAAGGAAGAGGGTGCAAgaacaggagaggagaaaatggagGTGGATGATTGCAAGTCTAAACCTCCAGCCACTGAAGGTGGCACCTCAACTCCAGGAGGGCCTGCGGCTCCTGCCCGGCCCCTCAAAGTGCGGATAAAGACCATCAAAACCTCCACTGGTGGAATCACCAGAACTGTTACCAGGGTCGCACCCAAAGCAGGTGCTGCTGGAGCAAAGGGTTTGGAGCCCAGCAAAGCTCCACCAGGGGGGCGCAAGACCCCAGCCAACAGGGCCTGGAAACCTGACACTGCCTCTGGTCGTATGGCAGCCTCCCAGCCACAGAAAGCAAAGAGCCTCAAAACACTACCCGTGTCTACACTAGCAGCCAGTACTGCTATGCTAGCCGCTGCAACCAAGGCTCAGAGCAAGATGGCTGCCTCCTCGGACAAGGCAAAGGTATCTGCCACTGCTGTTAGCATCACTAAATCTGCCGCCCTGCCTGCCACTCCCTCGGTTGCCTCCTCTCCTAAGTTCTCAGTAGCCACTGGTGGGATGAGTGTACGTCCTGTCGGTGCTAAAACGACTAACGGAGGCAGCGCCAGCGTCCTAGCCGGCACTCACCAGCCAAACAAGCCTGCCTCCATTGTGAACAGCACGGGCGCCGTCATCTCCCGCAGCCAGTCTAGCCTGGTGGAGGCCTTCAACAAGATCCTCAACAGCAAGAACCTGCTGCCCAGTTATAAGCCGGACCTTTCGGCGGCTCCGCCCCCAGAGTGGGGGCTCCCTCTGCCTGCCACGGGCTACCGCTGTCTGGAATGTGGCGATGCCTTCGCCCTGGAGCGCAGCCTGGCCCGCCACTATGACAGGCGCTCGCTGCGCATCGAGGTGACCTGCAACCACTGTGCCAAGCGGTTGGCCTTCTTCAACAAGTGCAGCCTGCTGCTCCACGCCAGGGAGCATAAGGAACGAGGGCTAGTCATGCAGTGCTCTCACCTCGTCATGAGGCCTGTCACCGTGGAGCAGATGATTGGCCAGCAGGACACCACACCCATCG tctcTTCCCCCTCCACCACGTCCGGAGCCCCCGCCGTGTCGTCTAGTTCCAGCCCAATGAAGGACACACAGTCTCCCTCCGCAGCCCAGCTGAGACCGGTCCGCCATGCGCCCCAGAGCCCCCAGGCGCTGATGCCCCTCCCCATCAAGAAGGGCGAGGTGCTGCAGTACAACAACTTCAAGTGTCCAGAGTGCCAGGCCCAGTTCTCTGGCAAGGCCGAACTGGTCGCCCACTTCCAGCAGATCAGAGCTACCCCCAACTCG ACCTGTACCCTGTGCTCCCCTCCCATGATGCTGCCTAACTGGTGCAGTGTGTCGGCTCACCAGAGGATTCATAAGCACCGAGCACCCCACGTCTGTCCAGAGTGTGGGGGCATCGCCCGGCAGGCCAGCTTCCAGACCCACCTGGAGGAGGCCTGTCTGCACTTCGCCCGCCGCATCGGATACAG GTGCTCCAGTTGCCAGGTGGTGTTCGGGGGTCTGAACTCCATCAAGTCCCACATCCAGACGGCCCACTGCGAGGTGTTCCACAAGTGCCCCAGCTGCCCTATGGCCTTCAAGTCTGCCCCAAGTGCACAGGGACACATCAGCACCCAGCACCCCACCCTCACCGGGGGACAGGCCAA ATTGATCTACAAGTGTGTGATGTGCGATACAGTTTTTACCCAGAAACCCTTACTGTACATGCATTTCGACACCCACCTGGCCAAGCAGAAAGTGCATGTGTTCAAGTGTCCTGACTGCACCAAACTCTACGCGCAGAAAGGTTCCATGATGGAACACACAAAG ACTGCTCACAGAAGGCTGTCAGTCAAACAGGAGGGCCAATCCAATGCCTCCGCCCCTGCCCCAGCCCCCACCAACACCTCAGCCCCCACCAACCCCTCAGCCCCCTCAGCCCCCTCCCTCCCAAAATCCAAGCCCTCTGCAAAAAAGGACAACTCCGATGGGGAGGACTGGGGccgagacgaggaggaggaggaggaggaggggggagaggaagagggggatgaggacTATGAGGAACCTGAGAATCAGTCTAGTTCTGTGGGGGTAGGCAGCCATCGTGGGACCACCTCAGAATGGAGCTGCCAGCAATGTCAGAAGAGCTTCACAAAGAGTGACGACTACATCTCTCACATGAAGACAGAGCACGGAAAG GCTATGAAGAAGTtcccgtgttgtgtgtgtgagagctcaTTCTCCACCTCTTCAAGCCTACGGCGCCATGTACGCATCATCCACGAGGGCAACAAGAGAGTCTTCCACTGCCA ATATTGCACACAGGGCAAACGGACCTTCAGCAGTCAGCTCATACTGGAGAAACATATCCAGGTCCATCATCACGGGGTCAGAGCCACTGACGAACAG GGCTCTCCTCAGACCAGGAAGCGTTCAGCCCCGGGTACCGGCCCAGGCAGCTCATCTGAACCTGACGGGGAGGGGGGGCCACCAGGGGACGAGGAAGGCACGGACAGCGGAGAGGCCACAGAGGAGGGGGGCGAGGAGGGCAGCAATCCCGTGAAGAGAACACGAGCGTCGGCGCCTCCCGAGCCCGAGGAGGATGACGGCGTATTCCGCTGCGTGCCGTGCGGCTTCGCCACGGAGGATGGCGCCGAGTTCCAGCGCCACATCCCTCAGCATCGCGCTGACGCCGCCTCCTTCCAGTGTCTACAATGTGGCGTGTGCTTCGCCTCGGCTGGCTCCCTGGGACGCCACCGTTTCATCACCCACCGTGTGAGAGATCCCCAGGGGGAGTCCAACCACAGGCCACCCCGCACCCCCTCCTCCCCGGACGGCTTACCCTCCTCCCCACAGGAGGGAGAGGACGGGAAGGGGAGCATGAGCTGCAGGGTGTGCAGCCGGCACTTCGACAGGGCCTCCGACCTTAACACCCACTTGAGGACCCACGGCATGGCCTTCATTTCCGCCCACAAGACGGACAAGCCccagtag
- the LOC121571394 gene encoding 26S proteasome non-ATPase regulatory subunit 4 — protein MGLESTMVCVDNSEYMRNGDFLPTRLQAQQDAVNIVCHSKTRANPENNVGLISMSNNCEVLTTLTPDTGRILSKLHAIQPKGKICFCTGIRVAHLALKHRQGKNHKMRIIAFVGSPVEDSDKDLVKMAKRLKKEKVNVDIINFGEEEFNTEKLTAFINTLNGKEGTGSHLVTVPPGPSLADALLSSPILAGEGGSMMGLGASDFEFGVDPSADPELALALRVSMEEQRQRQEEEARRVAVASAADVTTTTADESEEALLKMSVSQPETGGAAVLPDFSNMTEEEQIAYAMRMSLAGEEYGDAMAMDTGAPMDTETAKEEDDYDVMQDPEFLQSVLENLPGVDPNNEAIRNAMGSLASQTGPPKPNRKKDEEKKK, from the exons ATGGGTCTCGAAAGTACTATGGTCTG TGTGGACAATAGTGAGTATATGCGCAATGGAGACTTCCTGCCCACTAGACTACAAGCCCAGCAAGATGCGGTCAACATCGTCTGTCACTCCAAAACTCGGGCAAACCCTGAGAACAATGTCGGCCTCATCTCGATGTCTAA TAACTGTGAGGTTTTGACCACGCTGACCCCGGACACGGGCCGCATCCTGTCCAAACTGCACGCTATCCAACCCAAAGGCAAGATCTGCTTCTGCACTGGCATCCGGGTGGCCCAT CTGGCCCTAAAGCACAGACAGGGGAAGAACCATAAGATGAGGATAATTGCCTTTGTGGGCAGCCCTGTGGAAGACAGTGACAAGGAT CTTGTTAAAATGGCCAAGCGCTTGAAGAAAGAGAAGGTCAATGTGGATATTATCAATTTTGGGGAAGAG GAGTTCAATACGGAGAAGCTGACCGCCTTTATCAACACTCTGAATGGGAAGGAGGGGACGGGCTCCCACCTGGTGACTGTACCCCCAGGGCCTAGCCTGGCTGACGCCCTGCTCTCCTCCCCCATCCTGGCTGGAGAGGGAGGCTCCATGATGGGCCTGGGCGCCAGCGACTTTGAGTTTGGCGTGGACCCCAGTGCCGACCCCGAGCTTGCTCTG GCTCTGCGTGTGTCCATGGAGgagcagagacagaggcaggaggaggaggcTCGCCGGGTGGCTGTTGCTTCTGCAGCCGATGTCACCACAACCACAGCAGACG AATCCGAGGAGGCCCTGCTAAAGATGTCAGTGTCTCAGCCTGAGACGGGTGGTGCTGCAGTTCTGCCTGACTTCAGCAATATGACAGAGGAGGAGCAGATTGCATACGCCATGCGGATGTCCCTGGCCGGAGAGG AGTATGGAGATGCGATGGCTATGGACACAGGTGCCCCCATGGACACTGAAACTGCCAAG GAGGAGGATGACTATGATGTGATGCAGGACCCAGAGTTCCTCCAAAGCGTCCTGGAGAACCTGCCAGGTGTCGACCCTAACAATGAGGCCATCCGAAACGCCATGGGCTCACTGGCCTCCCAGACAGGCCCACCGAAGCCTAACCGCAAGAAGGACGAGGAGAAGAAGAAATGA